The sequence TTTCACCGCCCGCAACCCGTCGGCGACCGACAGCTTTTCCAGCTTTTCCTGCACCTTGGCCTTCTTGCGCATGCCGGCCGTGTCGAAAATGCGCATATGCGTGCCCTCCCATTGGAAAGGCACGGCGATGGAATCGCGCGTGATCCCGGCCTCGGGGCCGGTCAGCAGGCGATCCTCGCCGATGATGCGGTTGATCAGCGTGGACTTGCCCGCATTGGGGCGGCCCACCACGGCAATCTGCAGCGGGCGCTTCGCGGTGATCGGGCGCGGTCCGTCGCCCTCGGCCTCGGCATCGTCGATGTCGATGTCGGTCTCGGCCTCTTCGCTGCGCGCCTCGGCCTCTTCGACCAGCGGGGCCAGCCGCGTGGCCAGTTCGGCCATGCCCTCGCCATGCTCGGCCGACAGGGCAAGGGGTTCGCCCAGACCCAACTCCCACGCCTCGATCAACCCGGCCTCGGCGGCCCGCCCCTCGGCCTTGTTGGCGGTCAGGATGACGGGCTTGCCCGAGCGGCGCAGGATATCGGCAAAGAGCGTGTCGTTCGGCGTGATGCCGGCCCGCGCGTCGATCAGGAACAGGCAGGCATCGGCCATCTCGACCGCACGCTCGGACAGGCGCCGCATCCGGCCCTGAAGGCTGTCATCGGTCGCATCCTCGAGCCCGGCGGTGTCGATCACGGTAAAGCGAAGGTCGCCCAGGCGCGCGGCCCCCTCGCGCAGGTCACGCGTCACGCCGGGCTGGTCGTCGACCAGCGCCAGACGCTTGCCGACAAGACGGTTGAACAGGGTCGACTTGCCCACATTGGGGCGGCCGACAATGGCGAGGGTGAAGCTCATGACGCTCTCTCGAATGGCCAAGCCGCGCGTGTAGCGCAAAGCGCATGCATTGAAAATCCCCTACGCGCGGTCCCTACCCGTTGCCAAGTCGGCGCAGTGTCGTCTCGATCGCATTGGCAAAGGCGCTGCGATCCGATTTCGAGAACGGTTTCGGCCCGCCCATGGTCATGCCCTCCAGCCCGCCTCGCAGATCGGCCATCAGGTCGCGCGTGGCCAGTTTCGAGCCGATATTGCGGGCATCCAATGTCTCGCCGCGCGGGGTCAGACCCAACGCGCCCGCCTCGACGACACGCGCGGCCAAGGGGATATCGGCGGTGATGACCAGCGATCCCGGCCCGGCGGCATCGGCGATCAGGTCGTCAGCGGCGTCAAAGGCCGCGCCGGCCATGGTCATGGAAATCAGCGGATGATCGGGATGGCGCAGGTATTGTGCCGCGAAAAGGCGCACCGGCAGCCTGTGCCGAAAAGCGGCGGCGTAGATTTCTTCCTTGACCGGGCAGGCGTCGGCATCGACGAGGATCTGGGTCGTCATTGGGGAAAGAAGCCTTCCATGAAGGGCACGGCGATCTGCGCGCCCGACGCTTCGGTCAGGCTGAGCGTTCCGCGGGTGATCGACAGCGCCACAACCTCGACCCAGCCAGGCGGGCGCGGCAAAGAGATCATCGCATGCCGGATGACATGCCGTGGCCCCAAAGACAGGGTGGTCGGGACGCCAAGCGCCGTCAGCCGGTTTTCCCCCGTCGCGGCGCCGAGGCCCGAGGGGCCGTTCGCAACACCGTCCTCGATGCCGATCACCCCGGTATGCCGCCCGTTCCACGGCGGAAACTCGCGCCCGCCATTCGAGATCCACAACATGGTGATCGGCAGTACCCGCGCCTCCTTGACGATCACCAGCATGTCATCCTCGGCCTGCCGGATCACAACCGTCCAGCCCAGCCGTGCCCCCCGCGCCTCGACCAGGATCGCGAAATCCTCGACCCGGTGACGGGCCGGATACTGGCGCAGGTCCCATTGACGGCCATCTTCGCAATCGAGATGAAGATCGCCGCGCAACTGGTTGACGGACCAGAGATTGCGACCAGGGCACAGCGCCAGCGGATCGGTCAGGGCCGCCCGCTTGGGCGAAAAGGACAGTCGCCCGCCCTCGGCCATGTGGCTCATCGGGTGGTGGGCCAGCGTCACCTCGCCCAAGCCCCCTTCGATCACATGCGTCTGCAACAGGCCGGACTCGACCAGTTGCACGCGCTTGGTGATCTCGGCCCCGTAGGGGCGCGCCCCAAGGCGCAGGGTGGCATGGGCCACGTCATGCTCGAGGATCGTCCACGCGCTGTTGGCCGTCCAACCATGCAAAGGATCGTCGCCCGAGGCGGCGGCCCCAAAGGGCAGACAGAGAAAATCGCCGGCCAGGCGGCGCTCGACCAAGGGGAGCTCGGCATCCGCCTGCACCTGCGGGTCGTCGCGCCAGGCCGCGGCATGGAGCGGCTTGCGGCCCGCCACCTGCCAACTGGGGATGTTGCCCACCGCCGGGTCGATCAACGCCACCGCATCGGCATGGGCCAGCCGGATCATGCGGGCGCGGCCACCTTTTTCAGGGCGGCCGCCAGCAGTGCGGCATCCGACCCGACGCCGAGGAACGTCACCCCGCAATCGATCATGCGCGCCTCGGCCTCTTCGCCGAACACGATGATCCCGGCGGCTTTGCCGGCATCGCGGATGATCGCGATCCCCCGTTCGACCTCGTCCCACAACTCGGGCGCATCGAGCGCGTCGCGATAGCCCATATCGGCGCCGAGGTCGGCCGGACCGATGAACACGCCATCGACCCCGTCGACAGCGGCGATCGCCGCCAGATCCGCCATCGCCGCCCGGCTTTCGGCCTGCACGAGAATGCAGATTTCCTCGTTCGCCGTGGCGGCATAGTCGGCCGTGTTGCCATAGGCGGCCGCGCGCGCGACGGCAGCCCCCATGCCACGCACGCCTTCGGGCGGATAGCGGCAGGCCCTGACCACGGCCTCGGCCTCGGCCACGGAATCGACCATGGGCACGAGCACGGTCTGCACGCCAAGGTCGAGCGCCTGCTTGAGGATCCAGTCCTGCGCCACCGGCACGCGCAGCACGGCGGTCGTTCCGGTGCCCTCCAGCGCGATCAACTGGGCCCGGATGCCGGTCGGGTCCCACGGGCCATGTTCGCCGTCGATCAGGCACCAGTCGAAGCCCGCCCGCCCCGCGATCTCGGCCGTCACCGGGCTGTCGAGATTGAGCCAGAGGCCGCGTTGCAACTGGCCCGCCGCCAGGGCGGCTTTCACGTCGTTTCGGGGTGCCGGCATTCTGCCCTCCGTGCTTTTTTCCTTAGGTCGCGCCGCCGGTGACCGCCCGATACCATGCCCGGATCGCGGCGCGCTCGTCCTCTTCGATGTAGGACAGGTTGCCGGGCGGCATGGCGTGGGTCCACCCCCGCCTGCAAGTAGATGTCGCGGGCATGGGACGCGATCCGCGCCTCGCTGTCCAGCATGACACCGCCCGGCGCCACGGCGAGGCCGGGCCAATAGACCTCTTCGGCGTGACACATCGAACAGCGCGCCATGATGATATCGGCCACTTGCAGAAAATCGTCATGTTCGACAAAGGGTTGAAAGGCGGGGTTCACCCGCACCTCCTGCTGCGGCGCGTCGGCAAGGGGCACCACCGACAGCCAGACGATGGCCCCGAAAATGGCCGCCGTCGCGCCCCAGGTCCACCAGCGATAGCCGCCGCGCGCATGCATGGTGTTGAAAAAATGCCGAATCGTCACCCCCATCAGAAACACCAGCGCCGCGATCAGCCAATTGAACTCGGACGCGAAGGCCAGCGGGTAGTGATTTGACAACATGAGGAAAATCACCGGCAGCGTCAGGTAATTGTTATGCGTGCTGCGCAGCTTGGCGATCTTGCCGTATTTCGGATCGGGGGTGCGCCCGGCCTTGAGATCGGCCACGACGATCTTTTGGTTGGGGATGATGATGATCGCGACATTCGCTGTCATGATCGTGGCCGTGAACGCCCCGAGATGCAGCAGCGCGGCCCGCCCCGAAAAGACCTGGGTATAGCCCCAGGCCATGACCACGAGCAGCGCGAAAAGCAGCAGCATCAACACCGTTGGGCTGTCGCCCAGCCGGGATTTGCACAAGAGATCGTAGATCACCCAACCGACGACCAGCGACAGCGCCGACAGGCCGATGGCCTGCCAGGGGGCAAGCTCCATCACCGTCCAGTCGATCAGGTAAAGCTCGGCCCCGACCCAGTAGACCAGAACCAGCAGGGCAAAGCCCGACAGCCAGGTCCAGTAGCTTTCCCATTTGAACCAGGTCAGATGCTCGGGCATCTGCGACGGGGCGACCATGTATTTCTGGATATGGTAGAACCCACCCCCGTGCACCTGCCATTCCTCGCCATCGGCGCCGCTGGCGGGCCTGGGGTCACGCACCAGCCCGAGATCGAGCGCGATGAAATAGAAACTCGACCCGATCCACGCAATCGCCGTGATGACATGGAGCCAACGCACCGCAAACTCGGCCCAGTGCAGCAGGATGGTGGTGTCCATAAGCGTCCCCTCGCGCGTGCGCGCCCCATGCATGACTGTCACGGGATCGTTCGTTTTGCAGGCATTTCGGCGAAAACACGGGGGATGCGCAAGGGGCGCGCCGCCGGGCCCGCCCAACGGGGCTTGCCCTTTGCGGAAAATGGGGCTTAATCCGCCGGCATCTGCTTCAATCACGGGCACATGGCGCATTGGCGCGGGGTCAAAGGGCCGTTCGCGCCACGCGGCCGTCGCGGCCCGTCCTGCCCTCGAACAACCGGACATGCCATGCCCAGCATCGAAAGCCTGAACCCCGACATCCCGCTCTTTGCCCGCACGGGGATCAACCTTGCCTCGCAGGGGCTTGGCGCGCGGGCGGTCTGGGCCAGCAACCAGTTCTTCGCCCCGCTGGAACGCATGCTGCATGATTCCGACCCGGTCTTCATCGAGGGCAAGTTCGACGACCACGGTAAGTGGATGGATGGCTGGGAAACGCAGCGTCGCCGCGATGGCGGGCATGACACCGCGATCATCCGGCTGGCCGGGGCGGGCCGGATCATCGGTTTCGACATCGACACCAGCCATTTCACCGGCAACTACGCCCCGGCCTGCAAGATCGAGGCCTGCTCGTTCCGGGGCGAACGTCCGCCCGAGGAGCAGAGCTGGGTCACCATCCTGCCGCACAAGCCCTTGGGGCCGTCGGCGCATCACTTCTTCAAATGCGAAAGTTTCGAAAGCTGGACGCATCTGCGCGTGCATATCTACCCCGATGGCGGCATTGCACGGCTGCGGGTTTATGGCGTGCCGGAACTGGATGCCGCCAATGCAAAGGGCGAGATCGATCTGGTCGCCGCGCTGAATGGCGGGCGTATCCTGGGCTTTTCCGATGCACATTACGGCGATTACAACCGCCTTCTAGCCCCGGGTCGCGGCATCAACATGGGCGACGGCTGGGAGACGCGGCGCCGTCGCGAGCCGGGTTATGACTGGATGATCATCGCCTTGGGCGCGCGCGGCGAAATCGAGAAATGCGTGATCGACACGGCCCATTTCAAGGGCAACTTCCCCGACAGCGCGTCGATCCAGGCCGCCGACCTGCGCAATTTCGGTGACGGGTTGACCGATGCGCTGATCACCGACTCGATGTTCTGGAAAGAGCTGTTGCCCCAGCAGAAACTGGGCGCCGATGCCGAGCATTCCTACCGGGACGAACTGACCAAGCTCGGGCCGGTGACCCATGTCCGGTTCAACATCTTCCCCGATGGCGGGATATCGCGCCTGCGGCTGTTTGGCACCACCGCGCCCTGAACCCGCGCCGCGCGCCACAACCAGAGCGCGAGAATACAGGTATTCCGGTCAGATTTTCTGACCGCACGGGCCAATTCGCCCTTGGCATGGACAGATTGCCGCGTCTAACCTCGCGCCCAAGCGGCCCGCGTAAGGGACGGAGCCGCGTTCTGTGGGAGGAACATCCATGAAGTACTTTGCGACCTCCGCCATCGGGGCGGTCCTTTCGGTGTCTTTCGTCAGCGAAGCCCTGGCGACCGAATGGAATGTTTCGGTCTGGGGCCAGCGCCGCGCCTTTACCGAGCATATCCACTACCTCGCCGATGCCGTATCCGAGGCCACGAATGGCGCGTTCACGATGAACATCAGCTATGGCGGCCTGTCCAACAACCGCGAGAATCTGGACGGTATCTCGATCGGGGCGTTCGAGATGGCGCAGTTCTGCGCCGGCTACCACCCCGACAAGAACCGCGCGATCACCGTGCTGGAACTGCCCTTCATGGACGTGCGCAACCTCGACGAAGAGGTGGCCGTCAGCCATGCCGTCTATGACCATCCCGCCGTGGCCGAGGAAATGGCCCAGTGGAATGCGCGCATGCTGATGACCAGCCCGATGCCGCAATACAACCTCGTCGGCACGGGCGAGCCGCGCGACGAAGTGGCCGAGATGGACGGCATGCGCGTGCGGGCGACCGGGGGCCTGGGCGAACTGTTCTCGTCGGTGGGCGGTGTGCCGACCTCGGTGACCTCGTCCGAGGCCTATAACGCCATGGAGTCGGGCGTCGTCGATACCGTCGCCTTTGCCCAGCATGCGCATCTGTCCTTCCGCACGATCGACATCGCCGACTGGTGGACCGAGAACCTGAACCCCGGCACGGTCAACTGCCCCGTCGTGGTGAATATCGACGCCTACGAGGCCCTGACGGACGAGGAACGCGCCGTTCTGGATGCCGCCGTCGATGATGCCATCGACTACTACCTCGAGAATTACGGCGAGCTTCTGGCACGGTGGGACGAGGTGCGTGGACGAGCGCGAGGTCGAGCGCGTCACGATCGCCGAGGAGCAGCTGGCGCAGCTCGCCGAGGCCGCGGCCCCGATCCACGCCGCCTGGATCGAGGAAATGAACGCCGCCGGCCTGCCCGCGCAGGAGCTCTACGATCTTGTGGGCGCCACCCTGCAGGAGGTGCGTTCGGGCAACTGAGCCCCGGCGCGTCCTGATCGACAAACCCGCGGTCCGGCCCCGTGACGCCGGACCGCGGACAACCCTAATCCGGCGGCCTTCATGTCTTCTTCCAATGTCCAGAGCGACAACAGCCTTTTGTCGCGTCTCGACCGCGCGGTCTTGCGCGTCGAGGCGGCGCTGAACCTCATCGGCGGCGCGACGATCCTGCTGCTGGTCCTGATGGCCGTCTGGAACGTCATCGGGCGCAAGCTGTTCAACGCGCCGGTGCCGGGCTATGTCGACTGGACCTCGCAATTCATGATCCTGTTCGCCTTTCTCGGGCTGAGCTATTGCCAACGCGAGGGCGGCCATATCCGCATGGATATCGTGGTGATGCGCCTCAGGGGCCGCACCTTGTGGTTTGCCGAACTGCTGTCGGTGCTGTTCATGCTCATCCTGACGACGGGCCTGATCTATGGCAGCTGGCATCATTTCCTGCGTAGCTTCGACTGGGACATGGCGCTGTTTTCGCGTGACAGCTCGATCGATATCGGCCTGCCGCTCTGGCCCGCGAAACTGATCGTGCCGCTGGCCCTGTCCCTCTTGTGGGTGCGGCTGGTGTTGCAGGTCTGGGGCTATGCACGCGGCCTGAGGCAGGGGGGCGATGCGCCCGTTGCGGTCCCCCTGCCCGAGGATCCCATGGAACAGGCCAGCCGCGAGGCCGAAACGGTCAGCGGACACGACAAGGGGTAGCGCGGCATGGATCAATTCATCGACATGCGCGCCCTGCTCGACGGGGTCGATATCTTCACCGTCTCGCTGTGGCTGTGCGGACTGCTGCTGATCATGGTGCTGATCGGCGTGCGCGTGGCCTTTGCCGCCGCCTTTGTCGGGATCGTCGGGCTATGCATCTTCTTCATGCAGCGGCAGGGCTTTGACCGGGGTCTCGTGACGGCGCTGAAACTGGCCGGTCAGGTGCCGCATTCCAAATCGTCGGGCTATGCGCTCAGCCTGATCCCGACCTTCATCGTGATCGGCTATCTGGCCTATTACGCGGGCCTGACGCGCACGCTGTTCGAGGCCGCGAAACGCTGGGTCGGCTGGGTGCCGGGGGGCTTGGGCGTCGCGACCGTCTTCGCCACGGCCGGCTTTGCCGCCGTCTCGGGCGCGTCGGTCGCCACCTCGGCCGTTTTCGCGCGGATCGCGATCCCCGAGATGCTGCGCCTGAACTACAACAAGGCCTTCGCCGCCGGCGTCGTCGCAGCGGGCGGGACGCTGGCCAGCCTGATCCCGCCCTCGGCCATTCTCGTGATCTACGCCATCATTGTCGAGGAATCCGTCGGCAAGCTGCTGCTGGCCGGGTTCGTTCCGGGCTTTGTCTCGGCGCTGATCTATGCGGGCCTGGTCATCGGCCTGGCCAAGTGGAAAAAGGACCTCGGCCCGCCGGTCACCGGCTACACCTGGGGCGAGCGGTTCGCCGCCCTGCCCGGCGCGCTGCCGATCATGTTCGTGATCTTCATCATCATCTTCTCGATCTATTATCGCGGCGAAGACGGGGCCTGGGCCACGCCGACCGAGGCGGGCGCGCTCGGGGCCTTTGTCGTGTTGGTCATGGCGCTGTGGAAGGGCATGAAATGGGGCGAGTTGAAAGGCGCGCTGATGGAGGCCGCCAAGCTGACCGCCATGATCTTCGCCATGATCTGGGGCGTGCTGATCTTCGTGCGGTTCCTCGGCTATGCGCAACTGCCCGATGTCTTCGCCGGGTTCATCGGCGGGCTGGAATACTCGCCCTATCTGGTGCTGCTGGCGATCCTGCTGGTCTATGTCATCCTCGGCATGTTCATGGATGCGATCGGGATGCTGATCCTGACGCTTCCGGTGACCTTCCCGGCCATCATCGCCCTCAATGGGGGGCCGGATGTCACGCGCGAGGCTTCGGCCTTTGGCATGACCGCCGAGGAATGCGCGATCTGGTTCGGGATCATCGTGGTCAAGATGGCCGAGCTGTGTCTGATCACGCCGCCCATAGGTCTGAACTGCTTCGTCGTCGCCGGTGTCGCCAAGGACAGCAAGCTGCCCATCACCGTGCAGGACGTGTTTCGCGGCGCGACGCCTTTCTTCGCGGCCGATGTGGCCACGGTGGCTGTGCTGATCGCCTTCCCCGGTATCGTGCTCTGGCTGCCCTCCCTGATCTAGCGAATGCCTCTTTTCACCGAAATTGCGCGTGGTACTGTCCGCGCGTAACGATCCGAATGTCCAACAGGGAGACATCAGATGAAAAAGATCCTTCTCGCCTCGGCCGCAACGATGGCCATGACCGGCGGCACCTTCGCCCAGGACGGCGGCGAGGTGCCGCTGGGCATCCTGCTCAGCTTCACCGGTCCGATCGAAAGCCTGGTGCCGCCGATCGCGGGCGGCGCCGAACTGGCCATTGCCGAGGTCAACGCTTCGGGTGCCTTCATGGACGGCATGACCGTCACCCCCGTGCGCGCCGACACGTTCTGTTCGGATGCCGCCGGCGCGACGGCCAACGCCGAGCGCGTGATCACGACCGATGGCGTGGTGGGCATCATGGGCTCGGACTGCTCGGGCATGTCCACGGCCATTCTGGCGAACGTCGCCGTGCCCAACGGCGTGCCGATGATCCGCCCGCCTCGACCAGCCCCGCGCTGTCCTCGGCCGACGATAACGGCCTGTTCTACCGCACCGCCCCGTCGGATGCGCGGCAGGGCCAGGTTCTGGCCGGCATCCTGATGGAGCGAGGCATCGAATCGATCGCCATCACCTACACCAACAACGACTACGGCCAAGGCTTTGCCGACGCGCTGCAAGCGGCCTATGAGGAGGCCGGTGGCGAAGTGACGCTGGTCGCCGCCCACGAGGATGGCCGCGCGGATTATTCGGCCGAAGTCGGCGCGCTGGCCTCGGCCGGCGGCGACGTGCTGGTGGTGTTGGGCTATGTCGATCAGGGTGGCTCGGGCGTGGTTCAGGCCGCGCTGGACACCGGCGCGTTCGACATGTTCGCCTTTGGTGACGGCATGGTCGGCGACACGTTGGCCGAAATCTTCGGCGGCGATATCGACGGCAGCTTCGGCACCGCACCGGGCGCCGAAGGCGAAGGCGTCGAGATGTACGCCACCGTCGCGGAAGGCGCCGATTTCGACAACACCTCGGTCTTTTCGGCCGAAGCCTATGACGCAGCCGCGCTGCTGATGCTGGCGATGCAGGCCGCGGGGTCGACCGTGGGCACCGAATACGCGCCCGCGATCATGGATGTGGCCAACGCCCCTGGCGAGCCGATCATGCCCGGCGAGTTGGGCCGCGCGCTCGAAATCCTCGCCGAAGGCGGCGAGATCGACTATCAGGGGGCCACGGGCGTCGAGATGATCGGCTCGGGCGAGGCAGCCGGGTCCTACCGCGTCGTCGAGATGCAGGGCGGATCGCTGGAGACGATCGAATTCCGCTGATTTCGGTCCATTTGACTTGAGGTCCACGCGCAGCCCGGTTAATCGCCGGGCTGCTTCGTTTTTGGGGAAAAGCCGCACATGATCACGGTCGAGAACCTGCACAAGCATTTCAGCGGCTTTCACGCCGTGGACGGCGCCAGCCTGAAAATCGAGACCGGGTCGATCACCGGCCTGATCGGACCGAACGGCGCGGGCAAGACCACGCTGTTCAACGTGGTTGCAGGCGTTCTGCCGCCGACCTCGGGGCGCGTCGTGATGGATGGCGAGGACATCACCGGCCTGCCCCCGCACGAGCTGTTCGCCAAGGGGTTGCTGCGCACCTTTCAGATCGCGCACGAGTTCTCGTCGATGAGCTGCCGCGAAAACCTGATGATGGTGCCCGCCGGCCAGTCGGGCGAAAAGCTGTGGAACACCTGGTTCGGGCGCAAGCGCATCGCCGAGGAGGAACGCGCCCTGCGCGCCAAGGCCGACGAGGTGCTGGAATTCCTGACCATCGAGCACCTGGCCGACCACCCCGCCGGCATGATCTCGGGCGGGCAAAAAAAGCTGCTGGAACTGGGCCGCACGATGATGGTGGACGCCAAGATCGTGTTCCTCGACGAGGTGGGCGCGGGCGTGAACCGCACGCTTCTGAACACCATCGGCGACGCGATCCTGCGCCTGAACCAGGATCGCGGCTACACCTTCTGCATGATCGAGCATGACATGGATTTCATCGGCCGCCTTTGCGATCCCGTCATCGTCATGGCCGAGGGCCGCGTGCTGGCCGAAGGCTCCATCGGCGAGATCAAGGCCAATAACGAGGTGATCGAGGCCTATCTCGGGACTGGCCTCAAGAACAAGGACAAGCTGGAGGCGGGCGCATGAGCGGCGACAGCGGCTACGAGGATCGCGGCAACAACGACCGCTCGGTCACCGGCGAGCCGGTCGATCACATGGGCGATCCGGTCCCCGCGGGGGGCCGCGCCGAACGGATCGAGGGCGCCAGCGCCTTTCTGATCGGCGAGGCGATGACCGGCGGCTATGGCGGCGGTGCGGACATCCTGCATGACTGCACCATCGCCGTGAACCCCGGCGAGATCGCGGTGATCGTGGGGCCAAACGGCGCGGGCAAATCCACCGCGATGAAGGCCGTTTTCGGCATGCTGAACCTGCGCAAGGGGCGCGTTGTGCTGGATGGCGAGGATATCACCCACCTGACCCCGCAGGCCCGCGTGCAAAAGGGCATGGGCTTCGTGCCGCAGACCTCGAACATCTTCACCTCGATGACGGTCGAGGAAAACCTCGAGATGGGCGCCTACACCCGCCGCGACGATTTCCGCCCGACGATGGAGCAGGTCTATGACCTGTTCCCGATCCTGCGCGAGAAACGCCACCAGGCGGCGGGCGAGCTTTCGGGCGGGCAGCGTCAGCAGGTCGCCGTGGGCCGTGCGCTGATGACCAAGCCCAAGGTGCTGATGCTGGACGAGCCCACCGCCGGTGTCTCGCCCATCGTCATGGACGAGCTGTTCGACCGCATCATCGAGGTCAGCCGCACCGGCATCCCCATCCTGATGGTGGAACAGAACGCGCGTCAGGCGCTGGAAATCGCCGATCGCGGCTATGTGCTGGTGCAGGGCGCGAACGCCCATACCGGCACCGGCAAGGACCTGCTGGCCGATGATGAGGTCCGCCGCAGCTTCCTCGGGGGCTGAGCCGTCATGACCGCCCCTGCCCTCACCCTGTCGATCCTGTTGGCCGCGCCCCCCGCGCTGGCGCAGCCCGTGGCCTGCGCCTTCACGCTGGTCTGCGCGCCCGAGATCGATTGCGAGGCGCATGAGGGCATTCCCTTCGAGCTGGCCTTTGAGGACGGCCGCTACAGCCTCGAGGTCGACGATCAGCCCCTGACGGCCCGCCCTTTGGCGCGCTTTGCCGACGGGGGACTTGGCCTCGTCTTCGAGGCCGAGGGCGAAACGCTGCTGTTCACCCTGACCCCCGGCAATGAGGGCGTGCTGACCCGCCACCGGATCGCACCGGGCGGCCGCCTTGGCGTCGCCAGTTTCATCGGCCCCTGTGTGCGAGGATGACAATGACCGCCTTTGCCCGCCTGTCCCTTGCCGCGCTTTGCGCCCTGCCCCTGTCGCCGCTTGCGGCGCAGACGCCCGGCGCGACGCTGACATGCGACTTGACGGTGGTCTGCCTCGGGGTGGCCCCCTGCCGCGACTGGGATCAATCCATCACGCTCGAGGTGCCGGCGCACGCGGACGCGGCCTGGGTCGTCACCTGGCCGGGGGCCCAGAGCGCGGCCTATGACCTCGTCGCCGATCTGCCCGCGCCCGAGGGGTCGCTGCGCCCCGCGCGCATTCGCACCCTGGTGCACGCCGCCGCAGATACGCAAGCGGTGCAGATCGTCACCCTGTCCGATATCGGTCATGTCGCCGTGACCATGCACCAGC comes from Roseibacterium elongatum DSM 19469 and encodes:
- a CDS encoding YaiI/YqxD family protein; the protein is MTTQILVDADACPVKEEIYAAAFRHRLPVRLFAAQYLRHPDHPLISMTMAGAAFDAADDLIADAAGPGSLVITADIPLAARVVEAGALGLTPRGETLDARNIGSKLATRDLMADLRGGLEGMTMGGPKPFSKSDRSAFANAIETTLRRLGNG
- a CDS encoding aldose epimerase family protein, translated to MIRLAHADAVALIDPAVGNIPSWQVAGRKPLHAAAWRDDPQVQADAELPLVERRLAGDFLCLPFGAAASGDDPLHGWTANSAWTILEHDVAHATLRLGARPYGAEITKRVQLVESGLLQTHVIEGGLGEVTLAHHPMSHMAEGGRLSFSPKRAALTDPLALCPGRNLWSVNQLRGDLHLDCEDGRQWDLRQYPARHRVEDFAILVEARGARLGWTVVIRQAEDDMLVIVKEARVLPITMLWISNGGREFPPWNGRHTGVIGIEDGVANGPSGLGAATGENRLTALGVPTTLSLGPRHVIRHAMISLPRPPGWVEVVALSITRGTLSLTEASGAQIAVPFMEGFFPQ
- a CDS encoding HpcH/HpaI aldolase family protein; translated protein: MPAPRNDVKAALAAGQLQRGLWLNLDSPVTAEIAGRAGFDWCLIDGEHGPWDPTGIRAQLIALEGTGTTAVLRVPVAQDWILKQALDLGVQTVLVPMVDSVAEAEAVVRACRYPPEGVRGMGAAVARAAAYGNTADYAATANEEICILVQAESRAAMADLAAIAAVDGVDGVFIGPADLGADMGYRDALDAPELWDEVERGIAIIRDAGKAAGIIVFGEEAEARMIDCGVTFLGVGSDAALLAAALKKVAAPA
- a CDS encoding urate hydroxylase PuuD — its product is MDTTILLHWAEFAVRWLHVITAIAWIGSSFYFIALDLGLVRDPRPASGADGEEWQVHGGGFYHIQKYMVAPSQMPEHLTWFKWESYWTWLSGFALLVLVYWVGAELYLIDWTVMELAPWQAIGLSALSLVVGWVIYDLLCKSRLGDSPTVLMLLLFALLVVMAWGYTQVFSGRAALLHLGAFTATIMTANVAIIIIPNQKIVVADLKAGRTPDPKYGKIAKLRSTHNNYLTLPVIFLMLSNHYPLAFASEFNWLIAALVFLMGVTIRHFFNTMHARGGYRWWTWGATAAIFGAIVWLSVVPLADAPQQEVRVNPAFQPFVEHDDFLQVADIIMARCSMCHAEEVYWPGLAVAPGGVMLDSEARIASHARDIYLQAGVDPRHAARQPVLHRRGRARRDPGMVSGGHRRRDLRKKARRAECRHPETT
- the alc gene encoding allantoicase, which encodes MPSIESLNPDIPLFARTGINLASQGLGARAVWASNQFFAPLERMLHDSDPVFIEGKFDDHGKWMDGWETQRRRDGGHDTAIIRLAGAGRIIGFDIDTSHFTGNYAPACKIEACSFRGERPPEEQSWVTILPHKPLGPSAHHFFKCESFESWTHLRVHIYPDGGIARLRVYGVPELDAANAKGEIDLVAALNGGRILGFSDAHYGDYNRLLAPGRGINMGDGWETRRRREPGYDWMIIALGARGEIEKCVIDTAHFKGNFPDSASIQAADLRNFGDGLTDALITDSMFWKELLPQQKLGADAEHSYRDELTKLGPVTHVRFNIFPDGGISRLRLFGTTAP
- a CDS encoding TRAP transporter small permease subunit, producing MSSSNVQSDNSLLSRLDRAVLRVEAALNLIGGATILLLVLMAVWNVIGRKLFNAPVPGYVDWTSQFMILFAFLGLSYCQREGGHIRMDIVVMRLRGRTLWFAELLSVLFMLILTTGLIYGSWHHFLRSFDWDMALFSRDSSIDIGLPLWPAKLIVPLALSLLWVRLVLQVWGYARGLRQGGDAPVAVPLPEDPMEQASREAETVSGHDKG
- a CDS encoding TRAP transporter large permease; protein product: MDQFIDMRALLDGVDIFTVSLWLCGLLLIMVLIGVRVAFAAAFVGIVGLCIFFMQRQGFDRGLVTALKLAGQVPHSKSSGYALSLIPTFIVIGYLAYYAGLTRTLFEAAKRWVGWVPGGLGVATVFATAGFAAVSGASVATSAVFARIAIPEMLRLNYNKAFAAGVVAAGGTLASLIPPSAILVIYAIIVEESVGKLLLAGFVPGFVSALIYAGLVIGLAKWKKDLGPPVTGYTWGERFAALPGALPIMFVIFIIIFSIYYRGEDGAWATPTEAGALGAFVVLVMALWKGMKWGELKGALMEAAKLTAMIFAMIWGVLIFVRFLGYAQLPDVFAGFIGGLEYSPYLVLLAILLVYVILGMFMDAIGMLILTLPVTFPAIIALNGGPDVTREASAFGMTAEECAIWFGIIVVKMAELCLITPPIGLNCFVVAGVAKDSKLPITVQDVFRGATPFFAADVATVAVLIAFPGIVLWLPSLI
- a CDS encoding ABC transporter ATP-binding protein, whose product is MITVENLHKHFSGFHAVDGASLKIETGSITGLIGPNGAGKTTLFNVVAGVLPPTSGRVVMDGEDITGLPPHELFAKGLLRTFQIAHEFSSMSCRENLMMVPAGQSGEKLWNTWFGRKRIAEEERALRAKADEVLEFLTIEHLADHPAGMISGGQKKLLELGRTMMVDAKIVFLDEVGAGVNRTLLNTIGDAILRLNQDRGYTFCMIEHDMDFIGRLCDPVIVMAEGRVLAEGSIGEIKANNEVIEAYLGTGLKNKDKLEAGA
- a CDS encoding ABC transporter ATP-binding protein, with the translated sequence MSGDSGYEDRGNNDRSVTGEPVDHMGDPVPAGGRAERIEGASAFLIGEAMTGGYGGGADILHDCTIAVNPGEIAVIVGPNGAGKSTAMKAVFGMLNLRKGRVVLDGEDITHLTPQARVQKGMGFVPQTSNIFTSMTVEENLEMGAYTRRDDFRPTMEQVYDLFPILREKRHQAAGELSGGQRQQVAVGRALMTKPKVLMLDEPTAGVSPIVMDELFDRIIEVSRTGIPILMVEQNARQALEIADRGYVLVQGANAHTGTGKDLLADDEVRRSFLGG